The DNA segment ggtacgcttgctttattgttcagtgcattgagtataggagttgggaggtcatgatgcagctatacaggacattggttaggacacgtttagaatactgcattcaattctggtctccctgctataggaaggatgttatgaaacttgaaagggttcaaaaaaagactcacaaggatgttgctggggttggagggtttgaactatcgggagaggctgaaaatgctcgggctgttttccctggagcatcagaggctgaccttatagaggtttacaaaatcatgagaggcaaagatagggtgaatggccaaggtcttttccccaggatagggaagtCTATAATtacaaggcataggtttaaagtgagaggaggaagatttaaaaacgatctaaggggcaactttttcacacagagggtggtgcgtgtatggaattagctgccagaggaagtggtgcaagaGATAGTGGTGGAAtacttacaatatttaaaaggcatctggatgaataggaaggatttagaggggtatgggccaagtgctggcacatgggaccagattaatttaagatatctgtttggcatggaggagttgggctgaagggtctttccatgctgtacgtctctgactctatgactctttcagaAGGTGCTGACTGGTGGTGGAATACTGGTTAATGTATCTGCTCCCTGGCACATCTCACCATTGTTTATCCAGGACACTGATGGAAGGCTGTTCAGACAGAGCAATCTGTCAGTCAACATCCTCTTCTGTTACATCTGCACATCTCTGTTAAGAACAGGGACAAGAATTTGACTGATATTCCTCCATCGAATGATATGAGGGTGATTATTGTTCCTATTTCATAATTACCATGATAATGACTGACCAGTCCAGACAGGACAGTTAATCCTGGAATCAAGCCTTTTTGGCCAGGCAGGAATCATGATGCATTGACCAACCGTGCTTCCCCAAAGGACAAAGGAGACACTATTTGATTGTCATAACCTCCCAATGAAACAACACTGGATGccaggaagattgacagataaaagaaaaatgaagagaGAAATAGTAGTCCCTTCCTGTCAGCTATAATTTTGCTTTatgatttttcatttcttttcagatgttgttcctccagacTCTCTAAGGGGGAAGTCCAACACAACTGACAAAAATTAAAACCAGACTGAGAAAATGTTGAAACACAGAGACAAGCAAGGTTTGTGTCTGCTCTTCATTGCCAAGGAGTGATTTATTGTGTTTTAGTAACAACCAAACATCCATTGTGTTTTAGCCTCCAAACCTCCTCTTCCTGAACATCCCTTTATACATTCCTCTCCACATCCAGAATAAAGTGCCTGTACTCTTTTAAACAGAGGGTATGCTACACTGTTCCCCCTCgaacacccaggacagggacagcatggggttagatacagagtaaagcttcctctacactgtccccccatcaaacactcccaggacagggacagcatggggttagatacagagtaaagctccctctacactgatcccccatcaaacactcccaggacagggacagcacgggattagatatagagtaaagcttcctctacactggccccccatcaaacactcccaggacagggacagcatggggttagatacagagtaaagctctctctaccctgtcGCCcaattaaacactcccaggacaggggcagcatggggttagatagagagtaaagctctctctacactgtccccatcaaacactcccaggacagggacagcatggggttagatacagagtaaagctctctctaccctgtcgccccatcaaacactcccagcacaggggcagcacggggttagatacagagtaaagctttctctacactgccCCCTCATCAAACTCCCAgaacagggatagcatagggTTAGAGCCAGAGTTAAGCTCTCTCtacacttcccctcccccccgccacatcaaacactcccaggagagaacagcatgggattagatacagagtaaagctccctcttttgaactgaaaataaagttttctatacacaggttcttgattggtaaggagaatcaaaggttacagggagaaggcaggagaatgagattgagaaacatatcagccatgattgaatggtggagaacaCTCGTTTGGCCAAATGACCAAATTCTGCTCCGATACCTTACGGTCTAATGGATATGGAGAAGCTGTTCCAACTCGTAAATGGGTTGAGAaggagagggcagagatttataGTAAAAGAGATGTAACCGAAACCTTTAGTGCGGTGAGTGGTAATTGCCTGGATTGCAGTGCTGGAGAATATGGAGGACGCAGGTTCAAGCGAAGCTCTCAAAGGGAAGGTACACTGTAATTCCAAAAAGAAATACTATTCAAGgtcatggggagaaggcaggggagaaTGGCACTAACTGACCTGCTCAATCCGAGAGCCAGTGCAGACCAAATGGGTCAAATGACGTCCTTCAGCGCTGGAACAtttgttattcccttgtttaagaaggtcaAAGGGTaacccaggaaattacaggctggcaaaccttacatcagtggtagggaaattattggacaaGTTCCTTAGGGACAGGATTCTGTCGCATTTGGAAAAGATTGGACTTACTAGAGATAATCAGTATAACTTTCTGTGGAGGAGgcatctcacaaatttgattgagttttttgaggaagtgatgatgaTAATTAATGAGGGGAGGGCAATAGAAGTTGTCAACGTGGACTTTCCTGAAGCATTTGTCAAGGTCCCTCGTGACCTTGTCCGGCAGTGTAGAGTCGAGCAGGCGtagcagcacagacttgagtaggcccagcagcacagattcGAGTAGGCCTGGCAGTGTGAACTCAGAGTAGTCACGGCTGCACGGACTCGAGCAGGCCCATTGTgtggacttgagtaggcccaaCAGCACAGATTCGAGTAGTCATGGCTGCACGGACTCGAGCAGGCCCAGTAGTGAGGACTTGAGTAGGCTCAGCAGCACAGACTAAAGTAGATCTGACAGTGTAGACTTGAGTAGGCCTGGTGGTGTGGACTCGAACAGGTCCAGCTGCGTAGATTTGTGtagacccagcagcacagactcgagtaggcccagcagcgtggaCCCCAGTAGGTCCGGCTGCGcagactcaagtaggcccagcagtttGGACTCATGGTGGCAGCATTAGGTTCCTGGCAGTGTCTGCATCCAACGCAGATTCATGGAAGCAGTAGCAGAGGTgagtttgagtccagtatgagACCCAGCAGCAGGTGCATTAGTGAGGTGGGTCTGAAACAGACTCATGGCGACGACAGAGTCAAGTTTAGGCCGGTGTGGTACCTGGCAGCTTTGAGACCATCTGCATTGATGAGGTCCAGTGAGGACTGAGGCGAGGGCTTCAATGGAGATGAGATGGCATCAAAGAGTGGTGACTATCGTTCGAACAGGGACAGTGTGGCAAAGGGGACTCGTGCTTGGCCACCGGCTCCATTGTTCAGTATTACCTTTAGCTGGGATCATTACAAGACTTGAACACACAGATTTGTGTCTCAACTGAGTCACAGATGAACGTATTTGTGCTAACAAAGCCCCCTGTCCCAGCTACTCCTCAGAGGCACATGTCAACCATCGTGTCGTGAAGGAGCAATGTAAAATTTCAATATTGACTTACTGAGGAATGGCAGAACTGCCTTAAGAGCTTGGATGGCCTCTTCCAAATCCTGTCTTGGCCAGAGTAAGGCAGTGCTAAAGGTCATAGAGAAGCCCTGCAGTGCCTTGTTGGGTAGATGAACTGAATGTTCTGTGATCAGCCGTCACTTTACAGCTAAGCCGGGGGTTGGAGTGAAACATTTCACCTCAGTGAGAAACATTTGTGCTCATCATGTCTACCTACTAAAACGTATTGGCAAGTGTGGGTGTTGGAACAGGTTCAGACCTCCACATTTGCTGCCATGCTGGCACTGAGACACGCatagaacagactcaaagggccaagtggcctaccaCAGTTTCTCGGTTCTACATTTCAATGTCAAAGCACCAAAGAATGCCTGGGATTGGACCCCTCTCAACTGGCAGCACCATCCGGAGGCAAGGAAATGAATACCCACTGGTATCTTGGGGTCTTTAAATTGAGTGAGCTCATTGCTGAAGATCAGATACATTGGACGAACACTGTCAAACACAAAATCATGTTGGCCTAATGCATTCTATATACAACAACAACACTTTGAACAGCTACATAGCCGATGATAGGAGGAAGTGGAGTGGGAATCTGTTTACGAGATAGGATTGAAAGTGCTGAGTGATGTAAGATGAAAGAGTTTGTCCTAAATTGTGGGGAAAGAAAGCTGCAGGCCAAGAGGAGGGCTGGGGGTTGGCAGGGAGTGAAGGGCAGAGGTTTACCCGAAGGAGCAAGGTCATTGTGAAGGAGAGTTTTCAAATTTAAATCTCGACTCACTGACTAACTAAAGCTGCAGCATCGTAACAGCTATCTCCGAATGCTTTAATTTGCAATCACTCACACTGTCTCACAACTCACTCGGGTAAAACAGATGTTTAAATAGTGCAGTGGGACATGCAGTACATCAGATTCTGTCACCGTTTTATCCAGTTGCATCTGTTTTGGTTTATCTAATTGGTAAATTGCTTTATGCCTCTGATGATGAGACACTGAGCTGAGGGGAATTACCTGGAGGTTTCCACTCTTTGGAAATGGCACATCAAGCAAGATCCCACTCTTTCAGGCTACGTCCAGCGAGTTTTGGTGGAGGgctgactaggaagggtttgtacTGAACCTTACTTTAAATTTACAGTttagaaactggccatttggcccagctgctTTGTGCTGGTGCTCTTGCTCTCCATAAACCTTCTCCCATTCcaccccatcaccttcccatcCATCCTACCAATCCTCCTCCCTCTTAAAAGTACTAATACAACTTCCTTAAACAGGGAATCCCATATTCTGACATTCTCTGGCTGATGAGGTTTTTCCTAAATTCCTctgttggatttattagtgattaTTTTATATCAGTAAGGGAATGAGTGGAATGGTGatgatagaatagaatagaataaccGTCATTGTCACTCTGCCTCCGCCGTGGGACCCAGCCAGGAATCAGCCCACTCTCTCCACCTCCGCCGTGGGACCCAGCCAGGAATCAGCTCACTCGCTCCACCTCCGCCGTGGGACCCAGCCAGGAATCAGCTCACTCTCTCCACCTCCGCCGTGGGACCCAGCCAGGAATCAGCTCACTCTCTCCACCTCCACCGTGGGACCCAGCCAGGAATCAGCTCACTCTCTCCACCTCCACCGTGGGACCCAGCCAGGAATCAGCCCACTCTCTCCACCTCCGCCGTGGGACCCAGCCAGGAATCAGCCCACTCTCTCCACCTCCGCCGTGGGACCCAGCCAGGAATCAGCCCACTCTCTCCACCTCCACCGTGGGACCCAGCCAGGAATCAGCCCACTCTCTCCACCTCCACCGTGGGACCTAGCCTGTGCTCGCTCCATCGTGGGACTGAGCCTGTGCTCGCTCCATCGCGGGACTGAGCTTGTGCTCCCTCCGCCGTGGGACTGAGCCTGTGCTCCCTCCATCGCGGGACtgagcctgtgctcgctctgccgTGGGACTGAGCCTGGCCTGTGCTCCCTCCGCCGTGGGACTGAGCCTGTGCTCCCTCCATCGCGGGACtgagcctgtgctcgctctgccgTGGGACTGAGCCTGTGCTCCCTCCATCGTGGGACTGAGCCTGTGCTCCCCCCGCCGTGGGACTGAGCTTGTGCTCCCTCCGCCGTGGGACTTAGCCTGTGCTCGCTCCGCCGTGGGACTGAGCCTGTGCTCGCTCCGCCGCGGGACTGAGCTTGTGCTCCCTCCGCCGTGGGACTGAGCCTGTGCTCGCTCCATCGTGGGACTGAGCCTGTGCTCCCCCCGCCGTGGGACTGAGCCTGTGCTCGCTCCGCCGCGGGACTGAGCCTGTGCTCCCTCCGCCGTGGGACTGAGCCTGTGCTCCCTCCGCCGTGGGACtgagcctgtgctcgctctgccgTGGGACTGAGCTTGTGCTCCCTCCGCCGTGGGACTGAGCCTGTGCTCCCCCCGCCGTGGGACTGAGCCTGTGCCCGCTCCGCCGTGGGACTGAGCCTGTGCTCCCTCCGCCGTGGGACTGAGCCTGTGCTCCCTCCATCGCGGGACTGAGCCTGTGCTCCCTCCGCCGTGGGACTGAGCCTGTGCTCCCTCCATCGCGGGACTGAGCCTGTGCTCCCTCCGCCGTGGGACTGAGCCTGTGCTCCCTCCATCGCGGGACTGAGCCTGTGCTCGCTCCGCCGTGGGACTGAGCCTGTGCTCCCTCCGCCGTGGGACTGAGCCTGTGCTCCCTCCATCGCGGGACTGAGCCTGTGCTCCCCCCGCCGTGGGACTGAGCCTGTGCTCCCTCCGCCGTGGGACTGAGCCTGTGCTCGCTCCATCGCGGGACTGAGCCCGTGCTCCCTCCGCCGTGGGACTGAGCCTGTGCTCGCTCCATCGCGGGACTGAGCCTGTGCTCCCTCCGCCGTGGGACTGAGCCTGTGCTCGCTCCATCGCGGGATTGAGCCTGTGCTCCCTCCGCCGTGGGACTGAGCCCGTGCTCGCTCCATCGCGGGACTGAGCCTGTGCTCGCTCCATCACGGGACTGAGCCTGTGCTCGCTCCATCACGGGACTGAGCCTGTGCTCGCTCCATCGCGGGATTGAGCCTGTGCTCGCTCCATCGCAGGATTGAGCCTGtgctcactccatcacagtaCTGAGCCTGTGCTCGCTCCATCGCGGGACTGAGCCCGTGCTCCCTCCGCCGTGGGACTGAGCCTGTGCTCCCTCCATCGCGGGACTGAGCCTGTGCTCCCCCCGCCGTGGGACTGAGCCTGTGCCCGCTCCGCCGTGGGACTGAGCCTGTGCTCCCTCCATCGCGGGACTGAGCCTGTGCTCCCCCCGCCGTGGGACTGAGCCTGTGCCCGCTCCGCCGTGGGACTGAGCCTGTGCTCCCTCCATCGCGGGACTGAGCCTGTGCTCCCCCCGCCGTGGGACTGAGCCTGTGCCCGCTCCGCCGTGGGACTGAGCCTGTGCTCCCTCCATCGCGGGACTGAGCCTGTGCTCCCCCCGCCGTGGGACTGAGCCTGTGCCCGCTCCGCCGTGGGACTGAGCCTGTGCTCCCNNNNNNNNNNNNNNNNNNNNNNNNNNNNNNNNNNNNNNNNNNNNNNNNNNNNNNNNNNNNNNNNNNNNNNNNNNNNNNNNNNNNNNNNNNNNNNNNNNNNNNNNNNNNNNNNNNNNNNNNNNNNNNNNNNNNNNNNNNNNNNNNNNNNNNNNNNNNNNNNNNNNNNNNNNNNNNNNNNNNNNNNNNNNNNNNNNNNNNNNNNNNNNNNNNNNNNNNNNNNNNNNNNNNNNNNNNNNNNNNNNNNNNNNNNNNNNNNNNNNNNNNNNNNNNNNNNNNNNNNNNNNNNNNNNNNNNNNNNNNNNNNNNNNNNNNNNNNNNNNNNNNNNNNNNNNNNNNNNNNNNNNNNNNNNNNNNNNNNNNNNNNNNNNNNNNNNNNNNNNNNNNNNNNNNNNNNNNNNNNNNNNNNNNNNNNNNNNNNNNNNNNNNNNNNNNNNNNNNNNNNNNNNNNNNNNNNNNNNNNNNNNNNNNNNNNNNNNNNNNNNNNNNNNNNNNNNNNNNNNNNNNNNNNNNNNNNNNNNNNNNNNNNNNNNNNNNNNNNNNNNNNNNNNNNNNNNNNNNNNNNNNNNNNNNNNNNNNNNNNNNNNNNNNNNNNNNNNNNNNNNNNNNNNNNNNNNNNNNNNNNNNNNNNNNNNNNNNNNNNNNNNNNNNNNNNNNNNNNNNNNNNNNNNNNNNNNNNNNNNNNNNNNNNNNNNNNNNNNNNNNNNNNNNNNNNNNNNNNNNNNNNNNNNNNNNNNNNNNNNNNNNNNNNNNNNNNNNNNNNNNNNNNNNNNNNNNNNNNNNNNNNNNNNNNNNNNNNNNNNNNNNNNNNNNNNNNNNNNNNNNNNNNNNNNNNNNNNNNNNNNNNNNNNNNNNNNNNNNNNNNNNNNNNNNNNNNNNNNNNNNNNNNNNNNNNNNNNNNNNNNNNNNNNNNNNNNNNNNNNNNNNNNNNNNNNNNNNNNNNNNNNNNNNNNNNNNNNNNNNNNNNNNNNNNNNNNNNNNNNNNNNNNNNNNNNNNNNNNNNNNNNNNNNNNNNNNNNNNNNNNNNNNNNNNNNNNNNNNNNNNNNNNNNNNNNNNNNNNNNNNNNNNNNNNNNNNNNNNNNNNNNNNNNNNNNNNNNNNNNNNNNNNNNNNNNNNNNNNNNNNNNNNNNNNNNNNNNNNNNNNNNNNNNNNNNNNNNNNNNNNNNNNNNNNNNNNNNNNNNNNNNNNNNNNNNNNNNNNNNNNNNNNNNNNNNNNNNNNNNNNNNNNNNNNNNNNNNNNNNNNNNNNNNNNNNNNNNNNNNNNNNNNNNNNNNNNNNNNNNNNNNNNNNNNNNNNNNNNNNNNNNNNNNNNNNNNNNNNNNNNNNNNNNNNNNNNNNNNNNNNNNNNNNNNNNNNNNNNNNNNNNNNNNNNNNNNNNNNNNNNNNNNNNNNNNNNNNNNNNNNNNNNNNNNNNNNNNNNNNNNNNNNNNNNNNNNNNNNNNNNNNNNNNNNNNNNNNNNNNNNNNNNNNNNNNNNNNNNNNNNNNNNNNNNNNNNNNNNNNNNNNNNNNNNNNNNNNNNNNNNNNNNNNNNNNNNNNNNNNNNNNNNNNNNNNNNNNNNNNNNNNNNNNNNNNNNNNNNNNNNNNNNNNNNNNNNNNNNNNNNNNNNNNNNNNNNNNNNNNNNNNNNNNNNNNNNNNNNNNNNNNNNNNNNNNNNNNNNNNNNNNNNNNNNNNNNNNNNNNNNNNNNNNNNNNNNNNNNNNNNNNNNNNNNNNNNNNNNNNNNNNNNNNNNNNNNNNNNNNNNNNNNNNNNNNNNNNNNNNNNNNNNNNNNNNNNNNNNNNNNNNNNNNNNNNNNNNNNNNNNNNNNNNNNNNNNNNNNNNNNNNNNNNNNNNNNNNNNNNNNNNNNNNNNNNNNNNNNNNNNNNNNNNNNNNNNNNNNNNNNNNNNNNNNNNNNNNNNNNNNNNNNNNNNNNNNNNNNNNNNNNNNNNNNNNNNNNNNNNNNNNNNNNNNNNNNNNNNNNNNNNNNNNNNNNNNNNNNNNNNNNNNNNNNNNNNNNNNNNNNNNNNNNNNNNNNNNNNNNNNNNNNNNNNNNNNNNNNNNNNNNNNNNNNNNNNNNNNNNNNNNNNNNNNNNNNNNNNNNNNNNNNNNNNNNNNNNNNNNNNNNNNNNNNNNNNNNNNNNNNNNNNNNNNNNNNNNNNNNNNNNNNNNNNNNNNNNNNNNNNNNNNNNNNNNNNNNNNNNNNNNNNNNNNNNNNNNNNNNNNNNNNNNNNNNNNNNNNNNNNNNNNNNNNNNNNNNNNNNNNNNNNNNNNNNNNNNNNNNNNNNNNNNNNNNNNNNNNNNNNNNNNNNNNNNNNNNNNNNNNNNNNNNNNNNNNNNNNNNNNNNNNNNNNNNNNNNNNNNNNNNNNNNNNNNNNNNNNNNNNNNNNNNNNNNNNNNNNNNNNNNNNNNNNNNNNNNNNNNNNNNNNNNNNNNNNNNNNNNNNNNNNNNNNNNNNNNNNNNNNNNNNNNNNNNNNNNNNNNNNNNNNNNNNNNNNNNNNNNNNNNNNNNNNNNNNNNNNNNNNNNNNNNNNNNNNNNNNNNNNNNNNNNNNNNNNNNNNNNNNNNNNNNNNNNNNNNNNNNNNNNNNNNNNNNNNNNNNNNNNNNNNNNNNNNNNNNNNNNNNNNNNNNNNNNNNNNNNNNNNNNNNNNNNNNNNNNNNNNNNNNNNNNNNNNNNNNNNNNNNNNNNNNNNNNNNNNNNNNNNNNNNNNNNNNNNNNNNNNNNNNNNNNNNNNNNNNNNNNNNNNNNNNNNNNNNNNNNNNNNNNNNNNNNNNNNNNNNNNNNNNNNNNNNNNNNNNNNNNNNNNNNNNNNNNNNNNNNNNNNNNNNNNNNNNNNNNNNNNNNNNNNNNNNNNNNNNNNNNNNNNNNNNNNNNNNNNNNNNNNNNNNNNNNNNNNNNNNNNNNNNNNNNNNNNNNNNNNNNNNNNNNNNNNNNNNNNNNNNNNNNNNNNNNNNNNGCGCTGCGCCGCGGGACTGAGCCTGTGCTCCCCCCGCCGTGGGACTGAGCCTGTGCTCCCCCCGCCGTGGGACTGAACCTGTGCTCCCCCCGCCGTGGGACTGAGCCTGTGCTCCCCCCGCCGCGGGACTGAGCCTGTGCTCCCCCCGCCGTGGGACTGAGCCTGTGCTCCCCCCGCCGCGGGACTGAGCCTGTGCTCCCCCCGCCGTGGGACTGAGCCTGTGCTCCCCCCGCCGCGGGACTGAGCCTGTGCTCCCCCCGCCGTGGGACTGAGCCTGTGCTCCCCCCGCCGCGGGACTGAGCCTGTGCTCCCCCCGCCGTGGGACTGAGCCTGTGCTCCCCCCGCCGTGGGACTGAGCCTGTGCTCCCCCCGCCGTGGGACTGAGCCTGTGCTCCCCCCGCCGTGGGACTGAGCCTGTGCTCCCCCCGCCGTGGGACTGAGCCTGTGCTCCCCCCGCCGTGGGACTGAGCCTGTGCTCCCCCCGCCGTGGGACTGAGCCTGTGCTCCCCCCGCCGTGGGACTGAGCCTGTGCTCCCCCCGCCGTGGGACTGAGCCTGTGCTCCCCCCGCCGTGGGACTGAGCCTGTGCTCCCCCCGCCGTGGGACTGAGCCTGTGCTCCCCCCGCCGTGGGACTGAGCCTGTGCTCCCCCCGCCGTGGGATTGAGCCTGTGCTCGCTCCGCCGCGGGACTGAGCCTGTGCTCCCCCCGCCGTGGGACTGAGCCTGTGCTCGCTCCGCCGCGGGACTGAACCTGTGCTCGCTCCGCCGCGGGACTGAGCCTGTGCTCGCTCCGCCGCGGGACTGAGCCTGTGCTCGCTCCATCGCGGAATTGAGCCTGTGCTCGCTCCATTGCGTGATTGAGCCTGTGCTCGCTCCGCCGTGGGACTGACCTTGTGCTCGCTCCACCATGGGACTTAGCCGTGGGACTGAGCCCATGCTCACTCCTCCGTGGGACTCATAAACGGATGATCCAGAGCTCCAGGCGACTGTTCAGGTTTTTAAACTGTAATGGAATTAACGGTCCGCTGAGCAGACAGTTGAGTGTAGCTGAGTCCACAAGAGGATCCGCCATGGTTGTGCTGAATGTGTGTGGGAACTTACTGTGTGTGAATTGGTTGCTGGTTCCTATTTGCAACAATAACTGATGCAGCAAGCATACTGATgctgtgaaactttgaaagggttcagaaaagatttacaaggatgttatcagcgttagaggatctggatgggtaaatgaatgggaaggctttggaaggatatgggccgggtgctggcaaatgggattagattgagttaggatatctggtcagcatagataaagttggaccgacgggtctgtttctgtgctatgcatCTCGAGGACTCTATAATTACTGGAAAGTCTACTTGGATGCCCTGAGGCCATTAAAATGCAGGTTCTTTCAAatcatgctttttttttgaaaggggtAAGTGGGCGTGGAGGGGGAATACCAACAGGAAAAGCTTCATATATATAAAACCTTCAAGCTAAACAGTTCCTGCTGAAAGCTCTTTAGCAGATAAATGGTGGGTGTTACAACAGAAAACCATTCTTGTCTGTCCTCATCAGTTCTCACAATCAAAGAAACTGCTGAATAATTTACCATCAAATTATTCCTGTCGGCTCTTTATCAACTAAGCTATATGTCTTCGTTAAATATTGCTTACCCAGGAGGTACAGAATGGAAGATTTTGAAATGGCTAATCCCACTGTTAACTTagcattaatgaataaaaataaccCACATTTCACAGGGACTGGTTGCATTAATAATGGGACTTTTCTAGGTTACCAAACAACTGAATATAAATTGTATCGTCATGAACAATACCCTTCCCTTCACTCCATTTTCTTTCTTACTTTTCCTTAAGGTACTGGCTTAGTTTACGGGGACAGTTCTGTCAGCTGACCTTGGTCCTGTCCTCTTATGGAGTCACATTCAGTGACTCTGGATGGCAACCAAGAGCAGTAGTGCCTCAGTGATTGACCTTTGATCTGTTGCTGAAATGAGCATCAGATGAAGATAAACCAAGTCTGGCTGTGAGAACCACTGGGCGAATAGCTTATATTATCCtaggttttttttctctatacctaccacctGTCCTGATGGGGAAGTCAACATTAGCAGCAAGTGTCCAGCACATGGACCTCGAGCAAGGCCAGCACATGTACTTCCAGTGGGACCAGCGCACAGACctccagtgggcccagtgcaCGGACctccagtgggcccagtgcaCGGACctccagtgggcccagtgcaCGGATCTCCAGTGGGCCCACCACACGGACCTCCAGTGGGCCCACCACACGGATCTCCAGTGGGCCCATTCCATAGACATTGAGCGAGCCCAGCGCACGGATctccagtgggcccagtgcaCGGACGTCGAGCGAGCCCAGTGCACGGACCTCCAGTGGGCACAGTACACGGATTTCCAGTGGGCCCAGCGCACGGACCTCCAGTGGGCTCTGCACGGATCTCCATTGGGCTCAGTGCGTGGACCTCCATTGAGACCAGCACACGGACCACCAGTAGGCACAGCGCACGGACCTCCAGTGGGCACAGCGCACAGACCTCCAGTAGGCACTGCACACAGACATCCAGTGGGCCCAGCGCACGGATctccagtgggcccagcgcaCGGACCTCCAGTGGGCACAGCACACGGACCTTCATTGGGCCCATCGCACAGACATCCATTGGGCCCAACGCACGGACCTGCATTGGGCCCAACGCACGGACCTGCATTGGGCCCAGTGCATGGGCCTCCAGTGCGCCCAGTGCACAGACCTCTATTGGGCCCAGTGCACGGACCTGCATTGGGCCCAATGCATGGACCTCCATTGGGCCCAGCGCACAGACCTGCATTGGGCCCAGTGCATGGGcctcgagtgggcccagcgcaCGGACCTCCATTGGGCCCAGCGCAAGGACCTCCAGTGGGCGCAGTGCACGGAACTCCATTGGGACCAACACATGGAcctccagtgggcccagagcaCAAATCTGCAGTGGGCCCAGCGCAGGGATctccagtgggcccagtgcaCGAATCTCCAGTGGGTCCAGTGCACGGACCTCCAGTGGACCCAGCGCACAGACCTCCAGTGAGCCC comes from the Chiloscyllium plagiosum isolate BGI_BamShark_2017 chromosome 45, ASM401019v2, whole genome shotgun sequence genome and includes:
- the LOC122543978 gene encoding trans-Golgi network integral membrane protein 2-like; translated protein: MERAQAQSRDGASTGSVPRRREHRLNPAMERAQAQSHGGGSTGSVPRWSEHRLSPTAEGARAQSRDGASTGSVPRRREHRLSPTAGGAQAQSRDGGSTGSVPRRREHRLSPTAERAQAQSRDGGSTGSVPRRREHRLSPAMEGAQAQSHGGGSTGSVPRWREHRLSPTAEGAQAQSHGGAGTGSVPRRGEHRLSPTAEGAQAQSHGRASTGSVPRRREHRLSPTAEGAQAQSRGGASTGSVPRRGEHRLSPTMERAQAQSHGGGSTSSVPRRSEHRLSPTAERAQAKSHGGGSTSSVPRRGEHRLSPTMEGAQAQSHGRASTGSVPRWREHRLSPTAEGAQARLSPTAERAQAQSRDGGSTGSVPRRREHKLSPAMERAQAQSHDGASTG